Proteins encoded together in one Capricornis sumatraensis isolate serow.1 chromosome 3, serow.2, whole genome shotgun sequence window:
- the GPBAR1 gene encoding G-protein coupled bile acid receptor 1 yields MTPNSTREVPSPVPAGALGLSLALASLIVAANLLLALGIAGDRRLRSPPAGCFFLSLLLAGLLTGLALPALPVLWSQSRRGYWSCLFLYLAPNFCFLSLLANLLLVHGERYMAVLRPLRPRGSMRLALLLTWAAPLLFASLPALGWNHWAPGGNCSSQAVFPAPYLYLEIYGLLLPAVGAAALLSVRVLVTAHRQLQDIRRLERAVCRGAPSALARALTWRQARAQAGATLLFGLCWGPYVATLLLSVLAFEQRPPLGPGTLLSLISLGSASAAAVPVAMGLGDQRYTAPWRVAAQRWLRMLRGRPQGSPGPSTAYHTSSQSSVDLDLN; encoded by the coding sequence ATGACACCCAACAGCACCAGGGAGGTGCCCAGCCCCGTTcctgcaggggccctggggctcTCCCTGGCCCTGGCAAGCCTCATCGTCGCTGCCAACCTGCTCCTGGCCCTGGGCATCGCCGGGGACCGCCGCCTGCGCAGCCCGCCCGCTGGCTGCTTCTTCCTGAGCCTGCTGCTGGCAGGGCTGCTCACCGGGCTGGCGCTGCCCGCGCTGCCCGTCCTGTGGAGCCAGAGCCGCCGGGGCTACTGGTCCTGCCTCTTCCTCTACTTGGCTCCCAACTTCTGCTTCCTCTCCCTGCTCGCCAACCTCCTGCTGGTGCACGGGGAGCGCTACATGGCCGTGCTGCGGCCCCTGCGGCCCCGCGGGAGCATGCGGCTGGCCCTGCTCCTCACCTGGGCTGCCCCCTTGCTCTTTGCCAGCCTGCCTGCCCTGGGCTGGAACCACTGGGCGCCTGGTGGCAACTGTAGCTCCCAGGCCGTCTTCCCAGCCCCCTACCTCTACCTCGAAATCTATGGGCTCCTGCTGCCGGCTGTGGGTGCAGCCGCCCTCCTCTCGGTCCGTGTGCTGGTCACTGCGCACCGCCAGCTGCAGGACATCCGCCGGCTGGAGCGGGCCGTGTGCCGTGGGGCGCCCTCAGCTCTGGCCCGGGCCCTCACCTGGCGGCAGGCCAGGGCGCAGGCCGGGGCCACGCTGctctttgggctgtgctggggccCCTACGTGGCCACCCTGCTGCTCTCTGTCCTGGCTTTTGAGCAGCGCCCGCCACTGGGGCCTGGAACTCTGCTGTCCCTCATCTCACTGGGCAGCGCCAGTGCGGCGGCTGTGCCCGTGGCCATGGGGCTGGGTGATCAGCGCTACACGGCCCCCTGGAGGGTGGCCGCCCAGAGGTGGCTCCGGATGCTGCGGGGCAGACCCCAGGGCAGTCCTGGCCCCAGCACCGCCTACCATACCAGCAGCCAAAGCAGCGTGGACCTTGACTTGAACTAG
- the AAMP gene encoding angio-associated migratory cell protein isoform X1 — protein sequence MESESESGAAADTPPLETLSFHGDEEIIEVVELDPGPPDPADDLVQEMEDVDFEEEEEEEGNEEGWVLEPQEGVVGSMEGPDDSEVTFALHSASVFCVSLDPKTNTLAVTGGEDDKAFVWRLSDGELLFECAGHKDSVTCAGFSHDSTLVATGDMSGLLKVWQVDTKEEVWSFEAGDLEWMEWHPRAPVLLAGTADGNTWMWKVPTGDCKTFQGPNCPATCGRVLPDGKRAVVGYEDGTIRIWDLKQGNSIHVLKGTEGHQGPLTCVATNQDGSLILTGSVDCQAKLVSATTGKVVGVFRPETVASQPSLGEGEESESNSVESLGFCSVMPLAAVGYLDGTLAIYDLSTQTLRHQCQHQSGIVQLLWEAGTAVVYTCSLDGIVRLWDARTGRLLTDYRGHTAEILDFALSKDASLVVTTSGDHKAKVFCVQRPDR from the exons ATGGAGTCCGAATCGGAGAGCGGGGCCGCTGCTGACACCCCCCCGTTGGAGACTCTAAGCTTCCATGGTGACGAAGAGATTATCGAGGTGGTAGAACTGGACCCTGGTCCTCCGGACCCGG CAGACGATCTGGTCCAGGAGATGGAAGATGTGGACTtcgaggaagaagaagaagaagagggcaatgAGGAGGGCTGGGTCCTGGAACCCCAGGAAGGGGTGGTCGGCAGCATGGAGGGCCCCGACGACAGCGAGGTCACTTTTGCATTGCATTCTG CATCAGTGTTCTGTGTGAGCCTGGACCCCAAGACCAACACCTTGGCAGTGACAGGAGGCGAAGACgacaaagcctttgtgtggaggCTCAGTGATGGGGAACTGCTCTTTGAGTGTGCAG GCCATAAAGACTCCGTGACTTGTGCTGGTTTCAGCCATGACTCTACCCTAGTggccacaggagacatgagtggtCTCTTAAAAGTGTGGCAGGTGGACACAAAGGAGGAGGTCTGGTCGTTTGAAGCGGGAGATCTAGAG TGGATGGAGTGGCACCCTCGGGCACCTGTCCTCCTGGCGGGCACAGCTGATGGCAACACCTGGATGTGGAAGGTTCCGACTGGTGACTGCAAGACCTTCCAGGGCCCCAACTGCCCGGCCACGTGTGGCCGAGTCCTCCCTGATG GGAAGCGTGCTGTAGTTGGCTATGAAGATGGCACCATCAGGATTTGGGACCTGAAGCAGGGAAACTCTATCCACGTACTAAAAG GGACCGAGGGTCACCAGGGCCCTCTGACCTGTGTCGCCACCAACCAGGACGGCAGCCTGATCCTCACTGGCTCTGTGGACTGCCAGGCCAAGCTGGTCAGTGCCACCACTGGCAAG GTGGTGGGCGTTTTCAGACCCGAGACTGTGGCCTCCCAGCCGagcctgggagaaggggaggagagtgAGTCCAACTCTGTGGAGTCCTTGGGCTTCTgcagtgt GATGCCTCTGGCAGCTGTTGGCTACCTGGATGGGACCTTGGCCATCTATGACTTGTCTACACAGACCCTTAGGCACCAATGTCAGCACCAG TCGGGCATCGTGCAGCTGCTGTGGGAGGCAGGCACTGCCGTGGTTTACACTTGCAGCCTGGACGGCATTGTGCGCCTCTGGGATGCTCGGACTGGCCGCCTGCTCACTGACTACCGGGGCCACACAGCTGAGATCCTGGACTTTGCCCTTAGCAA AGATGCCTCCTTGGTGGTGACCACGTCAGGAGACCACAAAGCAAAAGTATTTTGTGTCCAGAGACCTGACCGCTAA
- the AAMP gene encoding angio-associated migratory cell protein isoform X2, translating to MESESESGAAADTPPLETLSFHGDEEIIEVVELDPGPPDPDDLVQEMEDVDFEEEEEEEGNEEGWVLEPQEGVVGSMEGPDDSEVTFALHSASVFCVSLDPKTNTLAVTGGEDDKAFVWRLSDGELLFECAGHKDSVTCAGFSHDSTLVATGDMSGLLKVWQVDTKEEVWSFEAGDLEWMEWHPRAPVLLAGTADGNTWMWKVPTGDCKTFQGPNCPATCGRVLPDGKRAVVGYEDGTIRIWDLKQGNSIHVLKGTEGHQGPLTCVATNQDGSLILTGSVDCQAKLVSATTGKVVGVFRPETVASQPSLGEGEESESNSVESLGFCSVMPLAAVGYLDGTLAIYDLSTQTLRHQCQHQSGIVQLLWEAGTAVVYTCSLDGIVRLWDARTGRLLTDYRGHTAEILDFALSKDASLVVTTSGDHKAKVFCVQRPDR from the exons ATGGAGTCCGAATCGGAGAGCGGGGCCGCTGCTGACACCCCCCCGTTGGAGACTCTAAGCTTCCATGGTGACGAAGAGATTATCGAGGTGGTAGAACTGGACCCTGGTCCTCCGGACCCGG ACGATCTGGTCCAGGAGATGGAAGATGTGGACTtcgaggaagaagaagaagaagagggcaatgAGGAGGGCTGGGTCCTGGAACCCCAGGAAGGGGTGGTCGGCAGCATGGAGGGCCCCGACGACAGCGAGGTCACTTTTGCATTGCATTCTG CATCAGTGTTCTGTGTGAGCCTGGACCCCAAGACCAACACCTTGGCAGTGACAGGAGGCGAAGACgacaaagcctttgtgtggaggCTCAGTGATGGGGAACTGCTCTTTGAGTGTGCAG GCCATAAAGACTCCGTGACTTGTGCTGGTTTCAGCCATGACTCTACCCTAGTggccacaggagacatgagtggtCTCTTAAAAGTGTGGCAGGTGGACACAAAGGAGGAGGTCTGGTCGTTTGAAGCGGGAGATCTAGAG TGGATGGAGTGGCACCCTCGGGCACCTGTCCTCCTGGCGGGCACAGCTGATGGCAACACCTGGATGTGGAAGGTTCCGACTGGTGACTGCAAGACCTTCCAGGGCCCCAACTGCCCGGCCACGTGTGGCCGAGTCCTCCCTGATG GGAAGCGTGCTGTAGTTGGCTATGAAGATGGCACCATCAGGATTTGGGACCTGAAGCAGGGAAACTCTATCCACGTACTAAAAG GGACCGAGGGTCACCAGGGCCCTCTGACCTGTGTCGCCACCAACCAGGACGGCAGCCTGATCCTCACTGGCTCTGTGGACTGCCAGGCCAAGCTGGTCAGTGCCACCACTGGCAAG GTGGTGGGCGTTTTCAGACCCGAGACTGTGGCCTCCCAGCCGagcctgggagaaggggaggagagtgAGTCCAACTCTGTGGAGTCCTTGGGCTTCTgcagtgt GATGCCTCTGGCAGCTGTTGGCTACCTGGATGGGACCTTGGCCATCTATGACTTGTCTACACAGACCCTTAGGCACCAATGTCAGCACCAG TCGGGCATCGTGCAGCTGCTGTGGGAGGCAGGCACTGCCGTGGTTTACACTTGCAGCCTGGACGGCATTGTGCGCCTCTGGGATGCTCGGACTGGCCGCCTGCTCACTGACTACCGGGGCCACACAGCTGAGATCCTGGACTTTGCCCTTAGCAA AGATGCCTCCTTGGTGGTGACCACGTCAGGAGACCACAAAGCAAAAGTATTTTGTGTCCAGAGACCTGACCGCTAA
- the LOC138076974 gene encoding probable hydrolase PNKD, whose amino-acid sequence MAAVVAATALKGRGARNARVLRGILSGATANKASQNRSRALQSHSSPECKEKPEPLSPELEYIPRKRGKNPMKAVGLAWAIGFPCGILLFILTKREVDKDRLKQMKARQNMRASNTGEYESQRFRASSRHSPSPEAGSGVQS is encoded by the exons ATGGCGGCGGTGGTAGCTGCTACGGCGCTGAAGGGCCGAGGGGCGAGAAATGCCCGCGTTCTCCGGG GGATTCTCTCAGGAGCCACTGCTAACAAGGCTTCCCAGAACAGGAGCCGGGCACTGCAAAGCCACAGCTCCCCAGAGtgcaaggagaagcctgagcCCCTCTCACCTGAGCTGGAATACATCCCCAGAAAGAGGGGCAAGAACCCCATGAAAGCTGTGGGACTAGCCTG GGCCATCGGCTTCCCCTGTGGTATCCTCCTCTTCATCCTCACCAAGCGGGAAGTGGACAAGGACCGTTTGAAGCAGATGAAGGCTCGGCAGAACATGCGGGCATCCAACACGGGCGAGTATGAGAGCCAGAGGTTCAGGGCCTCCTCCCGTCATTCCCCATCTCCTGAAGCTGGGTCGGGGGTGCAGTCCTGA
- the TMBIM1 gene encoding protein lifeguard 3, with protein MSHASAPPPYEDRSPLYPGSLPPGGYGQPSVVPGGYPAYPQPGYGHPAGYPQPMPPVQPMPMNYGPGHGYDGGERAVSDTFGSGDWDDRKVRHAFIRKVYTIISIQLLVTVAIIAVFTFVKPVGDFVRANLAIYYASYAVFLATYLTLICCQGPRRRFPWNIILLILLTLAMAYMTGTISSVYKTKAVIIAMIITAVVSISVTIFCFQTKVDFTSCTGLFCVLAIVMVVTGIITAIVLAFKYVYWLHMVYAAVGAICFTLFLAYDTQMVLGNRRHSISPEDYITGALQIYTDIVHIFTFVLQLVGRQD; from the exons ATGTCCCATGCCAGTGCCCCTCCACCATATGAGGATCGCAGCCCCCTATACCCTGGCTCTCTGCCCCCAGGGGGCTACGGGCAGCCATCTGTCGTGCCCGGGGGGTACCCTGCCTACCCACAGCCTGGCTACGGTCACCCTGCTGGCTACCCACAGCCTATGCCCCCAGTCCAGCCGATGCCCATGAACTATG GCCCAGGCCATGGCTATGATGGTGGGGAGAGAGCAGTGAGTGACACTTTTGGATCTGGAGACTGGGATGACAGGAAAGTCCGACATGCCTTCATCCGAAAG GTTTACACCATCATCTCCATCCAGCTGCTTGTCACGGTGGCCATCATCGCTGTCTTCACCTTCGT GAAGCCGGTCGGTGACTTCGTGAGGGCAAACTTGGCCATCTACTACGCATCCTA TGCTGTCTTCCTGGCCACATACCTGACCCTCATCTGCTGCCAGGGACCCAG ACGCCGTTTCCCATGGAACATCATCCTGCTGATTCTCCTT ACTCTTGCCATGGCCTACATGACTGGCACCATCTCCAG TGTGTATAAAACCAAAGCCGTCATCATCGCAATGATCATCACTGCTGTGGTGTCCATTTCAGTCACCATCTTCTGCTTCCAGACCAAG GTGGACTTCACCTCGTGCACAGGCCTCTTCTGTGTCCTGGCAATAGTGATGGTAGTGACTGGGATTATCACTGCCATTGTGCTGGCCTTCAAATAC GTTTACTGGCTGCACATGGTCTATGCCGCTGTGGGGGCCATATGCTTCACTTTG TTCCTGGCCTATGACACACAGATGGTCCTGGGGAACCGGAGGCACTCCATCAGCCCGGAGGACTACATCACCGGTGCCCTGCAGATCTACACAGATATCGTCCACATCTTCACCTTTGTGTTGCAGCTCGTGGGGAGGCAAGATTAA